The Deinococcus hopiensis KR-140 sequence GCCGAGTTCGGCCGCCCAATCCACCGTCACGGAGTCCACCGCCGCGCCAGAGGCAGCAGAAGCGCCGAACACCTCCACTGCTGGAGAACAGATATCCGAGGCGCAACCTACGGGGGAAACGTCAGCCGCGATTCCCGGAGCGCCAGGAACACAGCTGGGCACCACTCCGGAACCTGCGCCGACAAAGGCGGCTGCGGCGCCCTCAGCCAGCACCCCCAGCGCCCAACCGTCCGAGGAAACCTCCTCCAAGGAGGCAAAGAGCGGGCCGAAACCGGCGGTGGCCGCGTCACCGTCAAACTCTTCCCCAGCCGCCGTGTCCGGTGAAACGGCCTCCAGCACCCCGGCACAGACAAACGGCAACCCGGCCCCCCCCGCAGCCTCAGCCGCCGCTTCCAGCAGCGGCACCGGCGCGCAGGCGAGCGCGGCCACCGAGGTTCCGGTGGTGCCCGCCGACCCGATCCCCGCAGCACCCGAAGCGCCCGTCGCGCCGCCCGTCACGCCGCCCGTCACGCCGCCGTCCACAGTCCAGACGAACGGCGCGTCGCCCTCTGCTTCTGAGGACCGCACGCCGCCTGCCACTGCCCAGACTGGGCCTGGCACGTCCCCCCAGGCCAGCCCAGTGGCCTCCGCCACCGCTCCCCGGTCGGGTGGAACGGTGGCGACGAGCGAAGCGCGCACGCCGCTGCGAAGCGACTATCGCCTCAGCCTGGGCACCTTCGGTTCTGCCGCTGAGGCGGAGCGGGCCACGGCCGAGGTGAGCGGCCTGGGCTACACGGTCTACCCCATCGAAGTGGGCGACCAGGTGGTCGCGCAGGTGGGCCCCTTTGCCGATGAGGAGACGGCACGGCAGGCGCTGGCCGACATTGGACGTGTCTATTCCCGGTCGATTCTCTACCGCCCACGTGGGCAGCGGCAGGACGCCGCCGCCAGTACACCGTCAGAGACGGCGTCATCCGATGCGGCACAACCCGCCAACGCCTCCGAATCCGTGGACGACGCCCCCACCGCCAGCGCTCCGGCCCCCAGGGGGCCCGTCTACCTGCAGGTGGGCGCTTTCGACCGGGTGGAAAGCGCCCAACGGCTCGTGGGGATGCTGCGCGACGAGGGC is a genomic window containing:
- a CDS encoding SPOR domain-containing protein, producing MSRVEAPPRRWPDLMIGLLVLLLLAGFVALLAAQRRPTLTQVPPSSAAQSTVTESTAAPEAAEAPNTSTAGEQISEAQPTGETSAAIPGAPGTQLGTTPEPAPTKAAAAPSASTPSAQPSEETSSKEAKSGPKPAVAASPSNSSPAAVSGETASSTPAQTNGNPAPPAASAAASSSGTGAQASAATEVPVVPADPIPAAPEAPVAPPVTPPVTPPSTVQTNGASPSASEDRTPPATAQTGPGTSPQASPVASATAPRSGGTVATSEARTPLRSDYRLSLGTFGSAAEAERATAEVSGLGYTVYPIEVGDQVVAQVGPFADEETARQALADIGRVYSRSILYRPRGQRQDAAASTPSETASSDAAQPANASESVDDAPTASAPAPRGPVYLQVGAFDRVESAQRLVGMLRDEGYAPTVNAPEDSKVTVLIGPFSGDAVTRAEGRLDAGGFDHFRVR